A genomic stretch from Sulfurimonas sediminis includes:
- a CDS encoding rod shape-determining protein — MIFNKIVGLFSNDLSIDLGTANTIVIAKGRGIIINEPSVVAVKTEKYGQQRVLAVGHEAKEMVGKTPGNIKAIRPMRDGVIADFDMTEKMIRKFIEKAHGRSSLISPRIIICVPYGLTQVERKAVRESALSAGAREVFLIEEPMAAAIGAGIDIREPQGNLVVDIGGGTTEIGVVSLGGLVLSKSIRTAGDKIDQGIVNYVRKKYNLLIGERVAEEIKINIGTAVELDQELTMVVNGRDQVEGLLSSVELTSEDAREAMKEPLKEVAEALRDVLERMPPDLAGDIVNHGIILTGGGALIRQLDKYLSDIVRIPVFVADEPLLAVARGTGRALEEIDLLQELFENE; from the coding sequence ATGATATTTAATAAAATAGTCGGACTTTTTTCAAATGACCTTTCAATCGACTTGGGAACTGCCAATACAATTGTAATAGCAAAAGGTCGGGGAATCATTATCAACGAGCCTTCTGTTGTTGCTGTCAAAACCGAAAAATATGGACAACAGCGTGTGCTGGCTGTCGGACATGAAGCAAAAGAAATGGTAGGAAAGACTCCCGGCAATATCAAAGCCATCCGTCCTATGCGTGACGGTGTTATCGCTGATTTTGACATGACTGAAAAAATGATCCGCAAATTCATCGAAAAAGCACATGGAAGAAGCTCTTTAATATCTCCCCGTATTATTATCTGTGTCCCTTACGGATTGACACAGGTTGAAAGAAAAGCTGTTCGCGAGTCTGCTTTAAGTGCCGGAGCACGCGAAGTTTTTCTCATAGAAGAGCCTATGGCAGCAGCTATCGGAGCCGGCATAGATATTCGGGAACCACAGGGGAATCTTGTTGTAGACATTGGTGGCGGTACAACTGAAATAGGTGTTGTCTCTCTTGGCGGTCTTGTGCTCTCAAAGTCCATCCGTACAGCCGGAGATAAAATCGATCAGGGTATTGTCAACTATGTCAGAAAAAAGTACAACCTTCTCATAGGAGAGAGAGTTGCCGAAGAGATTAAAATAAACATTGGAACAGCTGTAGAACTTGACCAGGAGCTTACAATGGTTGTTAACGGACGCGATCAGGTTGAAGGACTGCTGAGTTCCGTGGAACTTACAAGCGAAGATGCCAGAGAAGCTATGAAAGAACCGCTCAAAGAAGTCGCCGAAGCACTACGGGATGTTTTAGAAAGAATGCCGCCTGATTTAGCCGGTGACATTGTCAACCACGGTATTATTTTAACCGGTGGCGGTGCTTTGATCCGTCAACTTGACAAATATCTCTCAGACATTGTCAGAATTCCCGTTTTTGTAGCCGACGAACCTCTTTTGGCTGTTGCACGGGGAACAGGAAGAGCTTTGGAAGAGATAGACCTCCTTCAAGAACTTTTTGAGAATGAATAA